One genomic region from Thermoplasmatales archaeon encodes:
- a CDS encoding SDR family oxidoreductase — MKNDLEGKISIVTGGTRGIGRGISKILAENGSLVAAIYGNSDIEAQSLLNEIGNERLIIAKADLSSHSECRKVVDLVVSKLGGIDILVNNAAICPFRNIFDIDPELWNRTWETNVSGPFFMSQYAGSYMKENGGSIINIGSIGIFLGSETQVHYNATKGALFSMTRSLAVAFGKYNIRVNCLAVGGVPTDMNKDQYTEDYLNWLVKKLPLHKMGTPDDIGEMVAFLASERAAWITGALIPVDGGRLVAP; from the coding sequence ATGAAGAATGATCTTGAAGGAAAAATCTCAATAGTGACTGGAGGAACTCGTGGAATAGGACGTGGAATTTCAAAAATACTTGCTGAAAACGGTTCTTTAGTTGCAGCCATTTATGGAAATAGTGACATAGAAGCCCAGTCATTACTTAATGAGATTGGAAATGAAAGGCTTATAATCGCTAAAGCTGACTTATCATCTCATAGTGAATGTAGAAAAGTTGTTGATCTCGTCGTTTCAAAATTAGGTGGAATTGACATACTTGTTAATAATGCCGCAATATGTCCATTCAGAAATATATTTGATATTGATCCAGAATTATGGAATAGAACATGGGAAACAAACGTTTCGGGGCCTTTTTTTATGTCTCAGTATGCGGGAAGCTACATGAAGGAAAATGGGGGGTCAATAATTAATATTGGGAGTATAGGGATATTTTTAGGCTCGGAAACTCAAGTCCATTACAATGCCACAAAAGGGGCACTGTTTTCAATGACCCGTAGTCTTGCAGTAGCATTTGGAAAATATAATATAAGGGTGAATTGTCTTGCCGTGGGGGGTGTTCCAACTGATATGAATAAGGATCAATACACAGAGGATTATCTCAATTGGCTTGTTAAAAAACTTCCCTTGCACAAAATGGGGACTCCAGACGATATAGGAGAGATGGTTGCGTTTCTCGCTTCTGAAAGAGCAGCATGGATAACAGGGGCTCTCATACCAGTGGATGGTGGAAGATTAGTTGCACCCTGA
- the ilvC gene encoding ketol-acid reductoisomerase: protein MTEIISELDDIEKYKTLLKKKKIAVIGYGNQGRSQALNMRDFGLKVIIGNRNDSYLETAEKDGFQVMSIKDACSESDVIFVLIPDEIQPKVFNEIILPYLKEGDTLVMASGYNYFYGYTRPPDNINVIMIAPRMIGWGVRDLYVKGKGYPVLVAVGHDYSGNSKEVLIGLSAAIGVFQEGGCAIGSSFREETLLDLLSEHSWAGAILFIFRTYYEVVTELGASPEAAILEMYASGELAEIAESMKDLGLFKQLKTHSGTSQYGQLVYGPAFAGDAVKNMMHENAMDILNGKFAREWTNEQNTGMVVFKRLHEMNAEHPMEKKEEELYNLLRRIKS from the coding sequence ATGACTGAAATTATCTCTGAACTTGATGACATAGAAAAATACAAAACTTTACTAAAGAAAAAGAAAATAGCCGTTATAGGCTACGGGAATCAGGGAAGATCTCAAGCCCTAAATATGAGGGATTTTGGCTTGAAAGTTATAATTGGTAATAGAAATGATTCTTATTTGGAAACAGCCGAGAAAGATGGATTCCAGGTCATGAGTATAAAGGATGCGTGCAGCGAATCTGACGTGATCTTTGTCCTTATCCCTGATGAGATTCAACCGAAAGTCTTTAATGAGATAATACTGCCCTATCTCAAAGAGGGAGATACGCTTGTTATGGCTTCTGGTTACAATTACTTCTATGGATACACACGCCCTCCAGATAACATAAATGTTATCATGATTGCGCCAAGAATGATTGGCTGGGGAGTGCGAGATCTATACGTGAAAGGAAAAGGGTACCCTGTATTGGTAGCAGTTGGGCATGATTATAGCGGAAATTCAAAAGAAGTCCTAATTGGGCTCTCTGCTGCAATAGGTGTATTTCAGGAAGGAGGATGTGCAATAGGATCCAGCTTCAGGGAAGAGACTTTGCTTGACCTTCTTTCAGAACATTCATGGGCCGGAGCCATCTTATTTATTTTTAGGACGTACTATGAGGTCGTTACAGAACTTGGTGCATCTCCAGAAGCCGCAATTCTAGAAATGTATGCATCTGGTGAACTAGCGGAAATTGCCGAATCTATGAAAGACTTGGGACTATTTAAACAGCTCAAAACTCATTCCGGGACAAGTCAGTATGGGCAGTTAGTATATGGACCAGCATTTGCCGGAGATGCAGTCAAAAATATGATGCATGAGAATGCTATGGATATACTCAACGGTAAGTTCGCCAGAGAGTGGACAAACGAACAGAACACTGGCATGGTTGTCTTTAAGCGTCTTCACGAAATGAACGCTGAACACCCGATGGAGAAAAAGGAAGAGGAGTTATATAATCTTCTACGAAGAATCAAATCGTAA
- a CDS encoding sugar porter family MFS transporter encodes MNQFSKSIGMGSIISFGEFLDAFFIVGFSVELTRLSLAYKIPTLWIGLVPAFFGFSWATTAILGSHLADKIGRKTIYTYDLIIMLIGTAIMLISSYAGYNLPILAVGYVIVGVGVGFDIPASEALLAEISPTSHRGKMMSLSNIWWYIGPMVALIIALFSPTTIQNFRNVFYFATIWIIFTLIMRKWIVESPRYLALKAEISKINAANPNATNSKLEQQEPSKTSFGNIKIYKWTELFSKRFRAFTIYIIFMDIFFALGATIFGIYLPYLATTLGKKGFVGGVTDDMIWFGLTIIGILVYWSFIDKPAFPLSRRIVFIISSIGVAIGFVLFGVSDLKNPSLIILSVGLIGFFQGFGMWPLIWLWGTEVFPTAIRSAGRGVMGAVHKYFSYSWTFVFPAILIATGIRNIAYVVGLVSVIMAISTIWLAPRESAGKSLEELESTGPYLPKN; translated from the coding sequence ATGAATCAATTTTCTAAGTCTATTGGTATGGGGAGCATAATATCATTTGGAGAATTTTTGGATGCCTTCTTTATTGTTGGCTTTTCGGTAGAACTTACTCGTCTTTCCCTGGCCTATAAAATTCCAACATTGTGGATTGGTCTAGTTCCAGCTTTTTTTGGATTTTCTTGGGCAACAACGGCTATACTTGGTTCACATCTTGCAGATAAAATAGGACGAAAAACAATCTATACTTATGACCTGATCATAATGCTCATTGGCACCGCCATAATGCTAATTAGTTCATATGCGGGATATAATCTTCCAATTCTGGCAGTTGGATATGTAATAGTTGGAGTTGGAGTTGGTTTTGATATTCCCGCTAGCGAAGCACTTCTAGCGGAGATATCCCCGACGTCGCACAGAGGGAAAATGATGAGCCTCTCAAATATTTGGTGGTATATTGGTCCAATGGTTGCCCTTATTATTGCTCTTTTTTCTCCTACAACAATTCAAAATTTTCGAAATGTATTCTATTTTGCAACTATCTGGATAATCTTTACACTTATAATGAGAAAATGGATCGTAGAATCTCCTAGATATCTTGCTCTAAAGGCCGAAATTTCTAAGATTAATGCGGCCAATCCAAATGCAACGAACAGCAAATTAGAACAACAAGAACCATCAAAAACGTCCTTTGGAAACATAAAGATATACAAATGGACAGAACTATTTAGCAAGAGATTTCGGGCATTCACGATTTATATTATATTTATGGACATATTTTTTGCTCTTGGTGCAACAATATTCGGAATTTATCTTCCGTACCTTGCTACTACTTTGGGTAAAAAGGGATTTGTTGGTGGTGTTACTGATGATATGATTTGGTTCGGCTTGACTATTATAGGTATACTTGTCTACTGGTCATTTATCGATAAGCCCGCATTTCCTCTCAGCCGCCGTATTGTTTTCATAATTAGCTCAATTGGTGTGGCAATAGGATTTGTCCTATTCGGAGTAAGTGATCTAAAGAACCCATCACTCATCATTCTTTCTGTCGGATTAATAGGCTTCTTTCAGGGTTTCGGAATGTGGCCCCTTATATGGTTATGGGGGACAGAAGTTTTTCCAACTGCAATTCGCTCAGCTGGAAGGGGTGTAATGGGTGCTGTTCACAAATATTTTAGTTATAGTTGGACCTTTGTTTTTCCGGCTATTCTAATTGCTACTGGGATCAGAAATATAGCTTATGTAGTGGGCTTAGTTTCTGTTATTATGGCTATAAGCACGATCTGGCTTGCTCCAAGGGAAAGTGCTGGGAAGAGTCTAGAAGAACTAGAGTCAACAGGTCCATATTTACCAAAAAACTGA
- a CDS encoding Fic family protein — MDRYILNRLRERLLDRGSIRNMPEKTLKESFIVNTWGTNTIEGNTLTLKEVTRVIESGMTVPNRPIRHLMETIQHASALAEVVKGNISEINMKNALELHNIIFHGILIDAGQWRKVNVQIYGSRYSPPRVEKLLSLLQKWVEKYVENELARDDVFHQAAEMHFGFESIHPFSDGNGRVGRLLLNIHFLNHNWPLINILPHDRAAYLNALEIGHSNGLDDLTKFLENNMASSLVFLLDKVGSSSDKLMTLQQAKEVTRIDYSIKYMALRINQGELPGFRWNNVWHTSPEAIKVYREIKGR, encoded by the coding sequence ATGGATAGATACATACTAAATCGCCTGAGGGAAAGGTTGCTGGATCGAGGCTCGATTCGCAATATGCCAGAGAAAACGCTAAAAGAATCATTCATCGTGAACACATGGGGAACAAATACGATTGAAGGGAACACTTTAACTTTAAAGGAAGTAACTCGAGTAATAGAAAGCGGCATGACAGTACCAAATCGTCCAATAAGACATCTTATGGAAACAATTCAACATGCTTCTGCTCTGGCTGAAGTAGTCAAAGGGAACATATCCGAAATAAACATGAAAAATGCACTGGAATTACACAATATCATCTTCCATGGAATACTTATAGATGCAGGTCAATGGAGAAAAGTCAACGTACAGATATATGGATCTAGATATTCACCTCCTAGAGTGGAAAAACTCTTGTCACTCTTGCAAAAGTGGGTGGAGAAGTACGTGGAAAATGAACTTGCGAGGGACGACGTATTTCATCAGGCAGCGGAAATGCACTTTGGTTTTGAATCGATACATCCTTTCTCGGATGGAAACGGAAGAGTGGGAAGACTGCTTCTGAACATACATTTTCTTAATCATAATTGGCCATTAATAAATATTCTTCCGCATGATAGAGCGGCATACCTCAACGCACTTGAGATTGGTCATTCTAACGGATTAGATGATCTAACAAAGTTCCTGGAAAATAATATGGCCAGTTCACTCGTCTTTCTTCTCGATAAGGTAGGATCCAGCTCAGATAAGCTAATGACACTGCAACAAGCGAAAGAGGTGACTCGGATAGATTATTCGATAAAATACATGGCATTGAGAATCAACCAAGGAGAACTTCCTGGATTCCGTTGGAATAATGTATGGCACACGAGTCCAGAAGCAATAAAGGTCTACAGAGAAATCAAAGGAAGATAA
- a CDS encoding DDE-type integrase/transposase/recombinase, translated as MSPHDSSSVFLRYTKVRPGSAALEYASIAERAIENDRHKTKTLKYLGPVKPESDWERYRRIFQECREAMKKFSLTDLRIKPTLSFGVFHASTALTDRYGISAILKRCQCQLNIFQKCQSKVSKILTVRRYLKGKKPPEYSKKNRVSKLESYKAYIKERIDRYNLSAVRILEEIRKKGYKGGYSTLKYYCATLRKDHAITAVIRFETEPGRQAQVDFGSFGYIEIDGKRRKLYAFSYILGYSRYRYVEFTTDISTENVIKMHMNAFRYTGGIPSEILFDDTYKTLLGKSRMDLMIS; from the coding sequence ATGTCTCCACACGATTCCAGCTCTGTGTTCCTGAGATACACAAAGGTAAGGCCGGGTTCAGCTGCTCTTGAATACGCCTCCATAGCCGAAAGGGCCATTGAGAATGATAGACATAAGACAAAGACACTGAAGTACCTCGGTCCTGTGAAACCAGAATCTGACTGGGAAAGGTACAGGAGGATATTTCAGGAATGCAGGGAGGCGATGAAAAAGTTCTCGCTCACCGATCTCAGGATAAAGCCAACATTATCCTTCGGCGTCTTCCATGCCTCTACGGCTCTAACGGATCGATATGGAATCTCAGCTATCCTTAAACGCTGTCAATGCCAGTTGAATATTTTCCAAAAATGCCAAAGTAAAGTTTCCAAAATCCTAACAGTGAGAAGGTACCTGAAGGGAAAGAAGCCTCCGGAGTACAGCAAGAAGAACAGGGTATCCAAGCTGGAATCTTACAAAGCGTACATAAAGGAGCGAATAGATCGGTACAATCTCTCAGCAGTCCGTATACTTGAGGAGATAAGGAAGAAAGGGTATAAGGGTGGGTACTCAACGCTCAAGTATTACTGCGCCACACTGAGAAAGGATCATGCCATCACTGCAGTGATCAGGTTCGAGACCGAACCTGGAAGGCAGGCACAGGTGGATTTTGGTTCCTTCGGATACATAGAGATCGATGGAAAAAGGAGGAAACTCTACGCATTCTCGTACATACTTGGCTATTCCAGATACCGCTATGTTGAATTCACCACAGACATATCAACGGAGAACGTGATCAAAATGCACATGAACGCCTTCCGGTACACAGGCGGTATACCTTCAGAGATACTCTTCGACGACACCTATAAGACTTTATTGGGGAAGTCCAGAATGGATCTTATGATCTCATGA
- a CDS encoding dihydrodipicolinate synthase family protein has product MERLSGIITPAVSPFNGDELNEPAIEKLMAHLHQIGVSGVFPMGSNGSSPFISNKMHKRILEVFSRYRSKDEYFVPGVGKNNIEDTLELSEFAADINSDAIVVVTPYYLKVSQKSIYSYFDRIVARVDLPVILYNIPQLTGNTIGPETVLKLSENYSNIVGIKDSSGDLTLFQDYLLSLPKKIKVFQGQDELLLPSLVLGAAGGVCGSTNFIDLATKVMKSFKEGNIGAAAGIQRKLSMLKSYLNTKSFPQVYSFLFHKLILGQDITGTPPMLDSLEQTEMGEIYHNVTRILDQKVESF; this is encoded by the coding sequence ATGGAAAGGCTTAGTGGCATTATAACTCCCGCAGTTTCCCCATTCAATGGCGATGAGCTAAACGAGCCAGCCATAGAAAAACTGATGGCTCACCTTCACCAAATCGGAGTATCCGGGGTATTTCCAATGGGAAGTAACGGTTCTTCTCCATTTATTTCAAATAAAATGCACAAGAGAATCCTTGAAGTGTTTTCAAGATACAGAAGTAAAGATGAATATTTCGTGCCTGGTGTTGGAAAAAATAACATAGAAGATACATTAGAACTATCAGAATTTGCAGCTGACATTAATTCAGACGCAATCGTTGTCGTAACACCATATTACCTGAAAGTAAGTCAGAAATCCATCTATTCCTACTTCGACCGCATCGTTGCGAGAGTGGATTTACCAGTAATACTATATAACATACCCCAGTTGACAGGAAATACAATAGGACCCGAAACCGTTCTCAAACTTTCGGAAAATTACTCAAATATAGTGGGAATAAAGGATTCGAGTGGAGACCTCACTCTGTTTCAAGACTATTTACTCAGTCTTCCGAAAAAGATAAAAGTGTTTCAAGGACAGGATGAACTCTTACTCCCCTCTCTTGTATTAGGGGCTGCAGGAGGTGTATGTGGGTCCACAAATTTTATAGATCTGGCTACAAAAGTTATGAAATCATTCAAAGAAGGCAATATAGGAGCTGCAGCTGGAATACAACGAAAGCTGAGCATGTTGAAGAGTTATCTCAACACTAAGTCTTTTCCTCAGGTTTACTCATTTCTTTTCCATAAACTCATACTCGGACAAGACATCACAGGCACACCTCCCATGCTGGATTCATTAGAACAGACGGAGATGGGTGAAATATACCATAACGTTACAAGGATACTAGATCAAAAAGTCGAAAGCTTTTGA
- a CDS encoding 2-hydroxyacid dehydrogenase, whose product MDVYVNFPIEDKVKSIAERVLFGCDIYWYPEYYDTEVQIIKNKYIVGKNTKMIQTVSAGVDHLDIARIPDSVILCSNAGAYSISVAEHTFALILSHAKNIIENNYDMKRGVFKQSSTTLLYGKTLGILGYGGIGRRVASIAKAYDMKVIAYSRSGIDENVDETTSTASELFEKSDIVVLSIPLTDKTRGMVNIGLLSGLKKGTMIVNVARPDVVVKQDMIRFLRSNPSIWYMSDVWWNEPDLKDTNLDNVILSPHVAGGMSGEIMDIAYEFAFRNVMEYFRGNAKNVVKKDDYKLSSSAKESFPGIP is encoded by the coding sequence ATGGATGTGTATGTTAATTTTCCAATTGAAGATAAAGTAAAATCAATCGCTGAACGTGTTTTATTTGGATGCGATATCTATTGGTACCCTGAATATTATGACACAGAAGTACAGATCATAAAAAACAAATATATTGTCGGAAAAAACACTAAAATGATTCAAACAGTAAGCGCGGGAGTGGATCACTTGGATATTGCTAGGATTCCTGACAGCGTGATACTATGCAGTAATGCTGGTGCCTACTCTATATCTGTAGCTGAGCACACCTTTGCGTTGATCCTTTCACATGCAAAGAATATAATAGAAAACAATTACGATATGAAGAGAGGCGTGTTTAAACAATCGTCTACAACTCTGCTCTATGGCAAGACATTGGGCATTCTTGGATATGGTGGAATTGGCAGGAGGGTTGCCTCTATAGCCAAAGCGTACGATATGAAGGTTATCGCATATAGCAGATCAGGCATAGACGAGAATGTAGACGAAACTACCTCCACTGCTTCAGAACTGTTCGAGAAGTCCGACATAGTCGTGCTATCTATCCCGTTGACTGATAAAACGAGGGGAATGGTAAATATTGGTCTACTTTCTGGGCTAAAGAAAGGTACCATGATAGTTAACGTAGCAAGACCCGATGTGGTTGTTAAACAGGATATGATACGATTCCTAAGATCCAATCCTTCTATATGGTATATGTCAGATGTTTGGTGGAATGAGCCAGATTTAAAGGACACCAATCTGGATAACGTAATTTTATCGCCACATGTGGCTGGAGGGATGTCTGGAGAAATTATGGACATCGCCTATGAATTTGCTTTTAGGAATGTGATGGAATATTTCAGAGGAAATGCAAAAAATGTTGTTAAGAAGGATGACTATAAACTCAGCAGTTCGGCGAAGGAATCATTCCCTGGCATTCCTTAA
- the aldA gene encoding aldehyde dehydrogenase, whose translation MFGFEKCKLLLNGELVEGNGKAIVNRNPTTEEELSTFNGSNQEQLNEAIDYAFESQKKWERLTAVDRAHYLKKISSLIRSKADNLARIIAIEQGKLLKDAKVEVDFTADYVEYVAEWARRIDGEVIQSDRRNENILLYYKPIGVVAGIVPWNYPFFVFARKMAPALLAGDSIVIKPSSETPNNAYEFSKILLEAGLPKGIVNVIYGSGREIGSNLVKNKHIDFVTFTGSIAAGQEIMRNAAQNVAKVSLELGGKAPAIVMDDADLQQSVKYIVNSRIVNTGQICNDVERVYVHEKVKEKFERLLTEQFKGVKIGDPMSTDADMGPLINSDAVDKVESMVLNAVKEGGKLLYGGTRESINGRGYFFEPTIITDTEQKSEIIQKEIFGPVIPIRSFRTLDEAIDLANDSEAGLTSSIYSKNLDVILRAANELKFGETYVNRENFEEMQGYHSGWRKSGIGGDDGKHGILEFFNTHVVYLQYDRDAGN comes from the coding sequence ATGTTTGGTTTTGAAAAATGTAAGCTGCTGTTAAACGGGGAATTGGTGGAAGGAAACGGGAAAGCAATTGTCAACAGGAATCCAACAACAGAGGAGGAGCTTTCGACCTTTAATGGTTCTAACCAAGAACAGCTAAATGAAGCCATAGACTATGCGTTTGAGAGCCAAAAAAAATGGGAACGCTTAACTGCAGTCGATAGAGCTCATTACTTGAAAAAAATATCGAGTCTTATTAGAAGCAAAGCAGACAATCTAGCTAGGATAATAGCTATTGAACAAGGAAAGCTTCTAAAGGATGCAAAAGTAGAAGTGGATTTTACAGCCGATTATGTTGAATACGTTGCTGAATGGGCAAGGAGGATCGATGGAGAAGTTATACAGAGTGATAGAAGAAATGAGAATATACTGCTCTATTATAAACCCATAGGCGTTGTTGCGGGAATAGTGCCATGGAACTATCCTTTCTTTGTCTTTGCAAGAAAGATGGCGCCAGCTTTGCTTGCTGGTGATTCTATCGTAATAAAACCAAGCAGCGAAACACCAAACAATGCTTATGAATTCTCCAAGATATTGCTCGAGGCTGGACTTCCAAAGGGCATTGTAAATGTTATATATGGTTCAGGAAGAGAAATAGGATCAAACCTTGTTAAGAATAAACATATTGACTTTGTTACCTTCACGGGAAGTATTGCAGCAGGCCAAGAGATAATGAGAAATGCTGCACAGAATGTTGCTAAAGTATCGCTTGAGCTGGGGGGCAAAGCACCTGCTATTGTTATGGACGATGCGGATTTGCAACAATCCGTCAAATACATCGTAAACTCAAGGATTGTTAACACTGGCCAGATATGCAATGACGTTGAGCGTGTCTATGTCCATGAAAAGGTGAAGGAAAAATTTGAACGTTTGCTCACGGAACAATTTAAGGGTGTTAAAATAGGGGATCCAATGAGCACCGACGCAGATATGGGGCCACTCATCAATAGTGACGCTGTTGACAAGGTTGAATCAATGGTACTGAACGCAGTTAAAGAAGGCGGAAAACTCCTGTATGGGGGTACCCGAGAGAGTATAAACGGAAGAGGTTATTTCTTTGAACCGACAATAATAACCGACACAGAACAGAAAAGTGAGATAATCCAGAAAGAAATTTTTGGCCCTGTCATACCAATAAGATCATTCCGCACTCTTGATGAAGCCATAGATTTGGCAAACGATTCAGAAGCGGGCCTCACCTCTTCTATTTATTCAAAAAACTTAGATGTGATACTTAGAGCAGCAAACGAGTTGAAATTCGGGGAAACATACGTAAACCGAGAGAACTTCGAAGAAATGCAGGGTTATCACTCTGGATGGAGAAAATCTGGAATAGGTGGAGATGATGGAAAGCATGGAATTTTGGAATTCTTTAACACCCATGTTGTTTATCTTCAATACGATAGAGATGCTGGGAACTAA
- a CDS encoding helix-turn-helix domain-containing protein, whose amino-acid sequence MYTFSNGEEIFGLVDFSIIHYGCWSGATKYENVTAHTILCKPISSKGKIVAGIEIRVPSKHVFKSFLKDLRGSKKVTGVMDIKTLNGQGTFYRILFTEEYDGMVASVLSEYGSIFQENIVKNNVERVISILPKNDLKDFKSKLEIIGRITSFRSISVDIDNYLPSMLALTEKEIMTISIANSLGYYMFPKEATLQDIAIRMGISASTAHEYLSKAEKKLISKTLPIFSLAAGERRST is encoded by the coding sequence GTGTATACTTTTTCAAACGGAGAGGAGATATTTGGACTCGTGGATTTTAGCATTATTCACTATGGGTGCTGGAGTGGTGCCACTAAATATGAAAATGTTACTGCTCATACTATATTGTGCAAGCCTATATCATCAAAAGGGAAAATTGTTGCTGGAATAGAGATAAGAGTACCTTCAAAACATGTATTTAAATCGTTTCTGAAGGATTTACGAGGTTCCAAAAAAGTTACAGGAGTGATGGATATCAAAACACTCAACGGGCAGGGCACATTTTATAGAATATTGTTCACTGAGGAATATGACGGCATGGTTGCGTCTGTCTTGTCAGAGTATGGTTCTATATTTCAAGAAAATATTGTTAAAAATAATGTTGAAAGGGTGATCTCTATCTTGCCAAAGAATGACTTAAAGGACTTTAAATCCAAACTTGAGATTATAGGAAGAATAACCTCATTCCGCTCAATTAGTGTTGATATAGACAATTATCTTCCGTCTATGCTTGCCCTAACTGAGAAAGAAATAATGACTATATCAATTGCTAATTCCTTGGGTTATTATATGTTCCCAAAGGAGGCTACATTGCAGGATATTGCAATAAGGATGGGCATTTCGGCATCCACTGCTCATGAATATCTTTCGAAAGCTGAAAAAAAGCTGATAAGTAAAACCCTACCTATATTTTCTCTGGCAGCAGGCGAAAGGCGGTCGACCTGA
- a CDS encoding HEPN domain-containing protein, which produces MTFEWSEYLDLAIRLNNEAKGNISLKEALYRTSISRAYYSCFNLAKNYLISAGKVLSRTADAHKEIQLILEDMSIFEINSVKRKDLIEISNELAVLRSFRNKADYNNSINKISMIAESTIIRAIKIKKLIERLW; this is translated from the coding sequence TTGACATTCGAATGGTCTGAATATCTTGATCTAGCCATTAGACTTAATAACGAGGCTAAGGGTAATATCTCTCTCAAAGAGGCGCTTTACAGAACTTCTATTAGTAGGGCATATTATTCATGCTTTAATTTGGCAAAGAATTACTTGATATCCGCAGGTAAGGTACTGAGCAGAACTGCGGACGCGCATAAGGAAATACAACTCATTCTTGAAGACATGTCTATCTTTGAGATCAATAGCGTTAAAAGAAAAGATCTAATTGAAATCTCAAACGAGCTAGCCGTATTAAGATCCTTTAGAAACAAGGCAGACTACAATAATTCTATAAATAAGATAAGTATGATAGCCGAATCTACTATAATTCGGGCAATAAAGATTAAAAAACTCATTGAAAGACTTTGGTGA
- a CDS encoding STAS-like domain-containing protein: MELKVDELLGTKDLALRVWADELFTLLAAKNDKTFILDFSNIKFMSRSFANEYLSQKKNFEAKIRERNIDTNLKKMFDVADHLMDKKEVHAIRASTIRSL; this comes from the coding sequence ATGGAATTAAAGGTAGATGAGCTACTTGGTACAAAAGATCTCGCACTAAGAGTGTGGGCCGATGAACTTTTTACTTTATTAGCTGCTAAGAATGATAAAACTTTCATTCTTGATTTCTCTAATATAAAATTTATGAGCAGATCCTTCGCAAACGAATATTTGAGCCAAAAGAAAAATTTTGAAGCAAAGATTCGAGAACGAAACATAGACACAAATCTGAAGAAAATGTTCGATGTTGCAGATCATTTAATGGACAAAAAGGAAGTTCATGCGATCAGGGCTTCTACAATACGAAGTTTATAA